In the Colletotrichum higginsianum IMI 349063 chromosome 7 map unlocalized unitig_7, whole genome shotgun sequence genome, one interval contains:
- a CDS encoding 4-aminobutyrate aminotransferase: MPAVIEHSVTTEVPGPMSKACAKKLDTFFDARAVYFVVDYDKSSGNYIVDVDGNRYLDVYSQIASIPVGYNNPTLIEAAKSPEMISALVNRPAIGNFPSAFWHDLLQEGLMKAAPEGHNHIFTAQSGSEANELAYKAAFMLYRRRERGEAEWSNEEIQSCLQNTAPGSPELAILSFKNSFHGRGFGSLSTTRSKAVHKLDIPSFNWPQASFPALKYPLEEHAAENDAEEKRCLEEVEKLIQNWHCPVAAVIVEPIQSEGGDNHASPAFFQGLRDITKKHNVVMIVDEVQTGFGATGKFWGHAHWNLTSPPDIVTFSKKAQTAGYFFGDPMLVPDKAYRQFNTWIGDAARVIVCKAVIDEIRNKNLVEQTARVGDVLYSEMEKLAQKYPEHVQNLRGKGQGTYIAFDTQSAAAVTSSMKRLGVNIGACGKETIRLRPMLIFEESHIPILISAFEKTFSSL, translated from the exons ATGTCCAAGGCCTGCGCCAAGAAGCTTGATACCTTCTTCGACGCCCGCGCCGTTTACTTCGTTGTCGACTACGACAAGAGCTCCGGAAACTA CatcgtcgacgttgacggcAACAGATACCTCGATGT CTACTCTCAGATCGCCTCCATCCCCGTCGGCTACAACAACCCCACTctcatcgaggccgccaagtCGCCCGAGATGATCTCCGCCCTTGTCAACAGACCTGCCATCGGCAACTTCCCCTCTGCATTCTGGCACGACCTCCTTCAGGAGGGTCTGATGAAGGCCGCCCCCGAGGGCCACAACCACATCTTCACCGCCCAGTCCGGCTCTGAGGCCAACGAGCTGGCCTACAAGGCCGCTTTCATGctctaccgccgccgcgagcgtGGTGAGGCCGAGTGGTCCAACGAGGAGATCCAGTCCTGCCTCCAGAACACCGCCCCTGGATCCCCCGAgctcgccatcctcagctTCAAGAACTCCTTCCACGGCCGCGGCTTCGGCAGTCTGTCCACCACCCGGTCCAAGGCCGTCCACAAGCTCGACATCCCCTCCTTCAACTGGCCCCAGGCCTCCTTCCCCGCCCTGAAGTACCCTCTCGAGgagcacgccgccgagaacgacGCTGAGGAGAAGCGGTGCTTGGAGGAGGTTGAGAAGCTGATCCAGAACTGGCACTGCCCGgttgccgccgtcatcgttgAGCCCATCCAGTCCGAGGGTGGTGACAACCATGCTTCCCCGGCCTTCTTCCAGGGTCTCCGTGACATCACCAAGAAGCACAACGTTGTCATGATCGTTGACGAGGTCCAGACTG GCTTCGGTGCCACTGGAAAGTTCTGGGGACACGCTCACTGGAACCTCACCTCGCCTCCCGATATCGTCACCTTCTCCAAGAAGGCCCAGACCGCCGGCTACTTCTTCGGCGACCCCATGTTGGTCCCCGACAAGGCCTACCGTCAGTTCAACACCTGGATTGGCGATGCCGCTCGCGTCATCGTCTGCAAGGCCGTGATTGACGAGATCCGCAACAAGAACCTCGTCGAGCAAACT GCTCGCGTTGGAGATGTCCTTTACTCCGAGATGGAGAAGCTTGCTCAGAAGTACCCCGAGCACGTCCAGAACTTGCGCGGCAAGGGCCAGGG AACCTACATTGCTTTCGATACCCAGAGCGCTGCAGCTGTCACGAGCTCGATGAAGCGTCTCGGCGTCAACATCGGTGCCTGCGGCAAGGAGACCATTAGACTCAGGCCCATGCTCATCTTTGAGGAGTCTCACA TTCCCATCCTCATTTCGGCGTTTGAGAAGACCTTTTCCTCTTTGTAA
- a CDS encoding Catalytic activity, producing the protein MSSPPRKHVVFDIVGTCMSYDAIHRAIDTRLGPRLAEYNIKPALLGFAWIEAAEREYTYLSIQGRYKRFYDIFRSLFYRMLFMAGVPEPRELATDDDITFIMDRFLELEARPGIKECFALLRGAGFTVWAFTAGDAKRVGGYFERNGIEMPAENLRSCDADGIGKPDPRAYQPVLESFNGEEAWFAAAHMWDASAAKGCGFRGAWCAVYEGEPCTDLFGEMDVMATELPEMARKIIAASEGQEA; encoded by the coding sequence ATGTCTTCGCCACCAAGAAAGCACGTCGTCTTCGATATCGTAGGCACCTGCATGTCCTACGACGCCATCCATCGCGCCATCGACACCCGTCTCGGTCCCAGGCTTGCAGAGTACAACATCAAGCCCGCGCTGCTGGGCTTCGCGTGgatcgaggcggccgagcgCGAGTACACCTACCTCAGCATCCAGGGCCGGTATAAGCGCTTCTACGACATCTTCCGCAGCCTCTTCTATCGCATGCTCTTCATGGCCGGCGTCCCGGAGCCGCGTGAGCTCgcgaccgacgacgacatcacCTTCATCATGGACCGCtttctcgagctcgaggcccgGCCCGGCATCAAGGAGTGCTTCGCGCTGCTGCGAGGAGCGGGTTTCACGGTTTGGGCGTTCACGGCGGGCGACGCGAAGCGCGTGGGTGGCTACTTTGAGAGGAACGGCATCGAGATGCCCGCGGAGAACCTGCGGAGCTGCGACGCGGACGGGATCGGGAAGCCGGATCCCAGGGCCTATCAGCCCGTGCTGGAGAGCTTCAATGGCGAGGAGGCCTGGTTTGCCGCGGCGCACATGTGGGACGCGTCGGCGGCCAAAGGGTGCGGGTTCAGGGGCGCCTGGTGCGCTGTGTACGAGGGGGAGCCATGCACCGACTTGTTTGGTGAGATGGATGTGATGGCGACCGAACTGCCGGAGATGGCACGGAAGATTATCGCCGCGTCGGAGGGCCAGGAAGCGTGA